The following proteins are co-located in the Tripterygium wilfordii isolate XIE 37 chromosome 2, ASM1340144v1, whole genome shotgun sequence genome:
- the LOC119980857 gene encoding 26S proteasome regulatory subunit 6B homolog — MAVSVSAMIVDSKLSSDPPPSIPLTRSDTFDSLSDEEDLYCRLKSLQRQLEFIDIQEEYVKDEQKNLKRELLRAQEEVKRIQSVPLVIGQFMEMVDQNNGIVGSTTGSNYYVRILSTINRELLKPSASVALHRHSNALVDVLPPEADSSISLLSQSEKPDVTYNDIGGCDIQKQEIREAVELPLTHHDLYKQIGIDPPRGVLLYGPPGTGKTMLAKAVANHTTAAFIRVVGSEFVQKYLGEGPRMVRDVFRLAKENAPAIIFIDEVDAIATARFDAQTGADREVQRILMELLNQMDGFDQTVNVKVIMATNRADTLDPALLRPGRLDRKIEFPLPDRRQKRLVFQVCTAKMNLSDEVDLEDYISRPDKISAAEIAAICQEAGMHAVRKNRYVILPKDFEKGYRTNVKKPDTDFEFYK, encoded by the exons ATGGCTGTTTCTGTTTCTGCAATGATTGTAGACTCAAAGCTTTCATCGGACCCTCCGCCTTCCATCCCCCTAACCAGATCCGACACTTTTGACTCATTGTCAGACGAAGAGGACCTCTACTGTCGTCTCAAGTCCCTGCAGCGTCAGCTTGAATTCATTGATATCCAGGAGGAATATGTTAAGGACGAGCAGAAGAATCTCAAGCGCGAGCTCCTACGCGCCCAGGAAGAGGTCAAGCGGATCCAGTCTGTTCCCCTTGTTATTGGTCAGTTCATGGAGATGGTCGACCAGAACAATGGCATCGTTGGCTCCACGACCGGTTCCAACTATTACGTCCGGATCCTTAGCACCATTAATCGTGAGTTGTTGAAGCCCTCCGCTTCCGTAGCGCTCCACCGCCACTCTAACGCTCTGGTCGATGTGCTGCCTCCCGAGGCAGACTCTAGTATATCGCTTCTTAGCCAGTCCGAGAAGCCCGATGTTACCTATAAC GATATTGGGGGATGTGACATCCAAAAGCAGGAAATTCGTGAGGCAGTGGAGTTGCCACTCACTCACCACGATCTATACAAACAGATTGGCATAGATCCTCCTCGTGGTGTTTTGCTCTATGGTCCTCCGGGAACTGGAAAAACCATGCTTGCCAAGGCTGTTGCTAATCATACGACTGCTGCTTTCATTAGAGTTGTCGGCTCTGAATTTGTGCAGAAGTATTTGGGAGAG GGCCCTAGGATGGTTCGTGATGTTTTCCGTCTAGCTAAGGAGAATGCTCCTGCAATCATCTTTATTGATGAGGTGGATGCTATTGCTACAGCTCGATTTGATGCTCAAACTGGAGCTGATAGAGAAGTGCAGAGGATTCTTATGGAACTTCTTAATCAG ATGGATGGGTTCGATCAAACAGTCAATGTTAAGGTCATTATGGCGACTAATCGTGCAGATACTTTGGACCCTGCACTTCTTCGTCCTGGAAGGCTTGACCGAAAGATTGAATTTCCTTTGCCTGATAGAAGGCAAAAGAGACTAGTTTTTCAG GTTTGCACTGCTAAGATGAACCTAAGTGATGAGGTGGACCTGGAGGATTATATTTCTCGGCCAGATAAGATTAGTGCAGCCGAG ATTGCAGCTATTTGTCAAGAAGCAGGAATGCATGCAGTACGCAAGAATAGGTATGTCATACTCCCAAAGGACTTTGAGAAGGGCTACCGAACCAATGTGAAGAAGCCCGACACTGACTTTGAATTCTACAAATGA